A genome region from Crossiella equi includes the following:
- a CDS encoding formate dehydrogenase subunit delta has product MLNEIAEQFEGQSRARATRAIAEHVRAFWDPRMRADLARQVRENPSALSPLALAAAREVGE; this is encoded by the coding sequence ATGCTCAACGAGATCGCCGAGCAGTTCGAGGGCCAGAGCCGGGCCCGGGCCACCCGGGCGATCGCCGAGCACGTGCGCGCGTTCTGGGACCCGCGCATGCGCGCCGACCTGGCCCGGCAGGTGCGGGAGAACCCGTCCGCCCTGTCCCCGCTGGCCCTGGCCGCCGCCCGGGAGGTCGGGGAGTAG
- the fdhF gene encoding formate dehydrogenase subunit alpha: protein MTLFKEHDLGTPARPGEATVTVEVDGLPVSVPEGTSVLRAAATTGIDIPKLCATDSLEAFGSCRLCLVEIDGRRGTPASCTTPVSEGMKVRTQTPKLEKLRQGVMELYISDHPLDCLTCPANGDCELQDMSGVVGLRQVRYGYEGANHFAEPKDTSNPYFDFSPDKCISCSRCVRACGEVQGTFALTIENRGFNSKVSAGGLPFMESECVSCGACVQACPTATLQEKSVVQLGMPTRTVLTTCAYCGVGCSFKAELRGTELVRMVPYKDGGANEGHSCVKGRFAFGYATHPDRQLHPMVRESIHDEWRVVDWDTAITTVATRLREIQAAHGEGAIGGITSSRCTNEEVYAVQKMVRAAFGNNNVDTCARVCHSPTGYGLKQTFGTSAGTQDFKSVAAADVIVVIGANPTDGHPVFASRMKKRLREGAKLVVVDPRRIDLVRSPHVEAEHHLQLNPGTNVAVVNALAHVVVTEGLVATGFVAERCEGYEEWAEFIARPENSPEATEGVSGVPAAQVRAAARLYATGGNAAIYYGLGVTEHSQGSTMVMGMANLAMATGNIGRDGVGVNPLRGQNNVQGSCDMGSFPHELPGYRHVSDEAVREVFQTLWGRPILAEPGLRIPNMFDAALDGSFRALFVQGEDIAQSDPNTRHVTAALAALDLVVVQDLFLNETAKFAHVFLPGTSFLEKDGTFTNAERRINRVRPVMPPRTGKHEWEIVAEIAQAMGYPMSWGHPREIMAEIALTTPTFAGVSFERLDELGSIQWPCNADAPEGTPIMHVDGFVRGKGAFVPTTYVPTRERSTRRFPLILTTGRILSQYNVGAQTRRTANVAWHPEDLLEIHPHDAEVRGIRDGDEVSLASRVGETTLRALVSDRMPIGVVYTTFHHPVTGANVVTTENSDWATNCPEYKVTAVQVGLRHRAGVAAEQVARALVE, encoded by the coding sequence ATGACCCTGTTCAAGGAGCACGACCTCGGCACCCCGGCCCGGCCCGGCGAGGCCACCGTCACCGTCGAGGTCGACGGCCTGCCGGTGAGCGTGCCGGAGGGCACCTCGGTCCTGCGGGCCGCGGCCACCACCGGCATCGACATCCCGAAGCTGTGCGCCACCGACTCCCTGGAGGCCTTCGGCTCCTGCCGCCTGTGCCTGGTGGAGATCGACGGCCGCCGCGGCACCCCCGCCTCCTGCACCACCCCGGTCAGCGAGGGCATGAAGGTGCGCACCCAGACCCCGAAGCTGGAGAAGCTGCGCCAGGGCGTCATGGAGCTCTACATCTCCGACCACCCCCTGGACTGTCTCACCTGCCCGGCCAACGGCGACTGCGAGCTCCAGGACATGTCCGGCGTGGTCGGGCTGCGCCAGGTGCGCTACGGCTACGAGGGCGCGAACCACTTCGCCGAGCCGAAGGACACCTCCAACCCCTACTTCGACTTCAGCCCGGACAAGTGCATCTCCTGCTCGCGCTGCGTGCGCGCGTGCGGGGAGGTGCAGGGCACGTTCGCCCTGACCATCGAGAACCGCGGCTTCAACTCCAAGGTCTCCGCGGGCGGGCTGCCGTTCATGGAGTCGGAGTGCGTCTCCTGCGGGGCGTGCGTGCAGGCCTGCCCGACCGCCACCCTCCAGGAGAAGTCGGTGGTGCAGCTGGGCATGCCCACCCGCACCGTGCTCACCACCTGCGCCTACTGCGGGGTCGGCTGCTCGTTCAAGGCCGAGCTGCGCGGCACCGAGCTGGTGCGCATGGTGCCGTACAAGGACGGCGGCGCCAACGAGGGCCACTCGTGCGTCAAGGGCCGCTTCGCCTTCGGCTACGCCACCCACCCGGACCGGCAGCTGCACCCGATGGTGCGCGAGTCCATCCACGACGAGTGGCGCGTGGTCGACTGGGACACCGCGATCACCACCGTGGCCACCCGGCTGCGCGAGATCCAGGCCGCGCACGGCGAGGGCGCGATCGGCGGCATCACCTCCTCCCGGTGCACCAACGAGGAGGTGTACGCGGTGCAGAAAATGGTCCGCGCGGCCTTCGGCAACAACAACGTCGACACCTGTGCCCGCGTCTGCCACTCCCCCACCGGCTACGGGCTCAAGCAGACCTTCGGCACCTCGGCCGGGACGCAGGACTTCAAGTCCGTGGCCGCGGCCGACGTGATCGTGGTGATCGGCGCCAACCCCACCGACGGGCACCCGGTGTTCGCCTCCCGCATGAAGAAGCGGCTGCGCGAGGGCGCCAAGCTGGTCGTGGTCGACCCGCGCCGCATCGACCTGGTGCGCTCCCCGCACGTCGAGGCCGAGCATCACCTCCAGCTCAACCCGGGCACCAACGTGGCCGTGGTGAACGCGCTCGCGCACGTGGTGGTCACCGAGGGCCTGGTGGCGACCGGGTTCGTGGCGGAGCGCTGCGAGGGCTACGAGGAGTGGGCGGAGTTCATCGCCCGCCCGGAGAACAGCCCCGAGGCCACCGAGGGTGTCAGCGGGGTCCCGGCGGCCCAGGTGCGCGCGGCGGCCCGGCTGTACGCCACCGGCGGCAACGCGGCCATCTACTACGGACTCGGCGTCACCGAGCACAGCCAGGGCTCCACCATGGTCATGGGCATGGCGAACCTGGCCATGGCCACCGGCAACATCGGCCGGGACGGCGTGGGCGTGAACCCGTTGCGCGGCCAGAACAACGTGCAGGGCTCCTGCGACATGGGCTCCTTCCCGCACGAGCTGCCCGGCTACCGGCACGTCTCCGACGAGGCGGTGCGCGAGGTGTTCCAGACGCTGTGGGGGCGGCCGATCCTGGCCGAGCCCGGTCTGCGCATCCCGAACATGTTCGACGCCGCGCTCGACGGCAGCTTCCGGGCGCTGTTCGTGCAGGGCGAGGACATCGCGCAGTCCGACCCCAACACCCGGCACGTCACCGCCGCGCTGGCCGCGCTGGACCTGGTCGTGGTGCAGGACCTGTTCCTCAACGAGACCGCGAAGTTCGCGCACGTGTTCCTGCCCGGCACCTCCTTCCTGGAGAAGGACGGCACCTTCACCAACGCCGAGCGGCGCATCAACCGCGTGCGCCCGGTGATGCCGCCCAGGACCGGCAAGCACGAGTGGGAGATCGTCGCCGAGATCGCCCAGGCCATGGGCTACCCCATGTCCTGGGGCCACCCGCGCGAGATCATGGCCGAGATCGCGCTCACCACGCCCACCTTCGCCGGGGTCTCCTTCGAGCGGCTGGACGAGCTGGGCAGCATCCAGTGGCCCTGCAACGCGGATGCCCCCGAGGGCACGCCGATCATGCACGTGGACGGGTTCGTGCGCGGCAAGGGCGCGTTCGTGCCCACCACCTACGTGCCCACGCGGGAGCGCAGCACCCGCAGGTTCCCGCTGATCCTGACCACCGGGCGCATCCTCAGCCAGTACAACGTGGGCGCGCAGACCCGGCGCACCGCGAACGTGGCCTGGCACCCGGAGGACCTGCTGGAGATCCACCCGCACGACGCGGAGGTGCGCGGCATCCGGGACGGCGACGAGGTCAGCCTGGCCAGCCGGGTCGGCGAGACCACGCTGCGCGCCCTGGTCTCGGACCGCATGCCAATCGGCGTGGTGTACACGACCTTCCACCACCCGGTCACCGGCGCGAACGTGGTCACCACGGAGAACTCGGACTGGGCCACGAACTGCCCGGAGTACAAGGTCACCGCGGTCCAGGTCGGGCTGCGCCACCGCGCCGGGGTGGCCGCCGAGCAGGTCGCGCGGGCACTGGTGGAGTGA
- a CDS encoding formate dehydrogenase beta subunit: MTITVYVPRDSAATSVGADAVAAAITGEAQAAGVPVRVVRNGSRGMLWLEPLVEVATEQGRIGYGPVSAAQVPELVAAGLFTGGAHGLRLGVVEELPWLRDQQRLCFARVGVTDPVSAQDYLAHGGMGGLRRALSMSPAEVVREVTDSGLRGRGGAGFPAGIKWNTVLNAPGELKFVCCNADEGDSGTFADRMLIEGDPFCLIEGMAIAAYATGATEGYVYLRSEYPDAVAVLRQAVEVAYARGWLGQDFLGSGLRFDLYVRVGAGAYICGEETAMLESLEGKRGMVRAKPPIPAITGLFGKPTVVNNVLTLASVPAILADGAAAYAALGVGRSLGTQVFQLAGNVKHGGVFETAFGLSLATLVHDYGGGTRSGRPVRAVQVGGPLGAYLPADALDLPLDYEAFAAANAMLGHGGVVVFDDTVDMAAMARFAMEFCAEESCGKCTPCRVGSVRGVETIDRITAGVDPDANLALLGDLCELMTDGSLCAMGGLTPNPVLSALRHFPDDFTPRHEGTAR; encoded by the coding sequence ATGACCATCACCGTGTACGTGCCGCGCGACTCCGCGGCCACCTCGGTCGGCGCGGACGCCGTGGCGGCCGCCATCACCGGAGAGGCGCAGGCCGCCGGGGTGCCGGTGCGCGTGGTGCGCAACGGCTCGCGCGGCATGCTCTGGCTGGAGCCCCTGGTCGAGGTGGCCACCGAGCAGGGCCGGATCGGCTACGGCCCGGTCTCGGCCGCCCAGGTCCCCGAGCTCGTCGCGGCCGGGCTGTTCACCGGCGGCGCGCACGGGCTGCGCCTGGGCGTGGTCGAGGAGCTGCCGTGGCTCAGGGACCAGCAGCGCCTGTGCTTCGCCCGCGTGGGCGTCACCGACCCGGTCTCGGCGCAGGACTACCTGGCGCACGGCGGCATGGGCGGCCTGCGCCGCGCGCTGTCGATGAGCCCGGCCGAGGTGGTCCGGGAGGTCACCGACTCCGGCCTGCGCGGCCGCGGCGGCGCGGGCTTCCCGGCGGGCATCAAGTGGAACACCGTGCTCAACGCCCCCGGCGAGCTGAAGTTCGTGTGCTGCAACGCCGACGAGGGCGACTCCGGCACCTTCGCCGACCGCATGCTCATCGAGGGCGACCCGTTCTGCCTCATCGAGGGCATGGCCATCGCCGCCTACGCCACCGGGGCCACCGAGGGCTACGTGTACCTGCGGTCGGAGTACCCGGACGCGGTCGCGGTGCTGCGCCAGGCCGTCGAGGTGGCCTACGCGCGCGGCTGGCTCGGGCAGGACTTCCTCGGCTCCGGCCTGCGCTTCGACCTGTACGTGCGGGTCGGCGCGGGTGCCTACATCTGCGGTGAGGAGACCGCGATGCTGGAGAGCCTGGAGGGCAAGCGCGGGATGGTGCGGGCCAAACCGCCGATCCCGGCGATCACCGGCCTGTTCGGCAAGCCGACCGTGGTCAACAACGTGCTCACCCTGGCCTCGGTGCCCGCGATCCTGGCCGACGGCGCCGCCGCCTACGCCGCGCTCGGTGTCGGCCGCTCGCTGGGCACGCAGGTCTTCCAGCTGGCGGGCAACGTCAAGCACGGCGGGGTGTTCGAGACCGCGTTCGGCCTGTCCCTGGCCACCCTGGTCCACGACTACGGCGGCGGCACCCGCTCCGGCCGCCCGGTGCGCGCGGTCCAGGTCGGCGGCCCGCTCGGCGCCTACCTGCCCGCTGACGCGCTGGACCTGCCCCTGGACTACGAGGCCTTCGCCGCCGCGAACGCCATGCTCGGGCACGGCGGCGTGGTGGTCTTCGACGACACCGTGGACATGGCGGCCATGGCGCGCTTCGCCATGGAGTTCTGCGCCGAGGAGTCCTGCGGCAAGTGCACCCCGTGCCGGGTGGGCTCGGTGCGCGGGGTGGAGACCATCGACCGGATCACCGCGGGCGTGGACCCCGACGCCAACCTCGCCCTGCTCGGCGACCTGTGCGAGCTGATGACCGACGGGTCGCTGTGCGCGATGGGCGGGCTGACCCCGAACCCGGTGCTGTCCGCGCTGCGCCACTTCCCGGACGACTTCACCCCACGCCACGAGGGGACGGCACGATGA
- a CDS encoding formate dehydrogenase subunit gamma, giving the protein MKAGSSKGTDMPMDAGEPSMTARVRAVVDRHRGDRGALLPILHRIQEEFGHVDASVVPVLATELNLSRAEVHGVVTFYHDFRAEPAGRVVVRLCRAEACQSVGAEDLIAHAERRLGAKLGSTTGDRAATLEQVFCLGNCALGPAGQVNGRLYGRLDPARLDGILDAEAERA; this is encoded by the coding sequence ATGAAGGCTGGATCGTCGAAGGGGACGGACATGCCGATGGACGCGGGCGAGCCGTCGATGACGGCGCGGGTGCGTGCGGTGGTGGACCGCCACCGGGGTGACCGGGGCGCGCTGCTGCCGATCCTGCACAGGATCCAGGAGGAGTTCGGCCACGTGGACGCCTCGGTGGTGCCCGTGCTGGCCACCGAGCTGAACCTGTCCCGGGCCGAGGTGCACGGCGTGGTGACCTTCTACCACGACTTCCGCGCCGAACCGGCCGGGCGCGTGGTGGTGCGGCTCTGCCGCGCCGAGGCCTGCCAGTCGGTGGGCGCGGAGGACCTCATCGCGCACGCCGAGCGGCGGCTGGGCGCGAAGCTGGGCAGCACCACCGGCGACCGCGCGGCCACCCTGGAACAGGTGTTCTGCCTCGGCAACTGCGCCCTCGGGCCCGCCGGGCAGGTCAACGGCCGCCTGTACGGACGGTTGGACCCGGCCCGGCTGGACGGCATCCTGGACGCGGAGGCGGAGCGCGCATGA
- a CDS encoding YciI family protein — MKFLLIMQVNPAVLDALTEAEREAVGAGHAEFIRTVQASGELILTQALAEPAASAVVRGTSSGTPVVTDGPFTESKEFMGGFYLLEVESRERALELARLIPDTRHEGLAVEVRQVMFSGGMELEL; from the coding sequence GTGAAGTTCTTGCTGATCATGCAGGTCAACCCGGCGGTCCTGGACGCGCTGACCGAGGCGGAGCGGGAGGCGGTCGGCGCCGGTCACGCCGAGTTCATCCGCACCGTCCAGGCCTCCGGCGAGCTGATCCTGACCCAGGCCCTGGCCGAGCCCGCCGCCAGCGCCGTCGTGCGCGGCACCAGCTCGGGCACGCCGGTGGTCACCGACGGGCCGTTCACCGAGTCCAAGGAGTTCATGGGCGGCTTCTACCTGCTGGAGGTGGAGAGCCGGGAGCGCGCGCTGGAGCTGGCCCGGCTCATCCCGGACACCCGGCACGAGGGCCTGGCCGTGGAGGTCCGGCAGGTGATGTTCTCCGGCGGCATGGAGCTGGAGTTGTGA
- a CDS encoding RNA polymerase sigma factor, which yields MSIAVGDLVRELAPQVLGVLVRRHGQFDACEDAVQEALLDAARQWPEGLPDNPRGWLLTVATRRLTDSWRSESARRRRELAVAIEAEEPAPEPVAARDDSLTLLFLCCHPSLSVPSQLALTLRAVGGLSTAEIAAAFLVPEATMAQRVSRAKARIKGSPFGPPPEGERDSRLAVVLHVLYLIFNEGHTASAGPALHRPDLAAEAIRLTRLVHRLAPGDSEVAGLLALMLLVDARREARTTPDGALVPLTEQDRTRWDAAAIAEGTALAEHTMATGTLGPYLLQAAIAAVHAEPGPTDWPQILLLYGILDRLAANPVVTLNRAIALAMVSGPAAGLALVEEVAPKLSGSHRVDAVRGHLLELVGSPAEAAEAFERAARRTASLPEQRYLRAKARAARGGAPGAGAPSSGPRPG from the coding sequence GTGAGCATCGCCGTCGGGGACCTGGTCCGCGAGCTCGCGCCCCAGGTCCTCGGCGTCCTCGTCCGCAGGCACGGCCAGTTCGACGCCTGCGAGGACGCCGTGCAGGAGGCCCTGCTGGACGCGGCCCGGCAGTGGCCGGAGGGGCTGCCGGACAACCCGCGCGGCTGGCTGCTGACCGTGGCCACCCGCCGGTTGACCGACAGCTGGCGCAGCGAGTCCGCCCGCCGCCGCCGGGAGCTGGCGGTGGCGATCGAGGCCGAGGAGCCCGCACCGGAGCCGGTGGCGGCGCGCGATGACTCGCTGACGCTGCTGTTCCTGTGCTGCCACCCGTCGCTGTCGGTGCCCTCGCAGCTGGCGCTGACCCTGCGCGCGGTCGGCGGGCTGAGCACGGCCGAGATCGCGGCGGCCTTCCTGGTGCCGGAGGCGACGATGGCGCAGCGCGTCAGCCGGGCCAAGGCGCGGATCAAGGGCTCGCCGTTCGGCCCGCCGCCGGAGGGCGAACGGGACTCGCGGCTGGCCGTCGTGCTGCACGTGCTGTACCTGATCTTCAACGAGGGCCACACCGCCTCGGCCGGTCCGGCCCTGCACCGCCCGGACCTGGCCGCCGAGGCGATCCGCCTGACCCGCCTGGTGCACCGGCTGGCCCCGGGGGACAGCGAGGTGGCCGGGCTGCTGGCCCTGATGCTGCTGGTCGATGCCCGCAGGGAGGCCCGCACCACCCCGGACGGCGCCCTGGTCCCGCTGACCGAGCAGGACCGCACGCGCTGGGACGCGGCGGCCATCGCGGAGGGCACCGCCCTGGCCGAGCACACGATGGCCACCGGCACCCTGGGCCCGTACCTGCTCCAGGCGGCGATCGCGGCCGTGCACGCCGAACCGGGCCCGACCGACTGGCCCCAGATCCTCCTCCTGTACGGCATCCTGGACCGCCTCGCGGCCAACCCGGTGGTCACCCTGAACCGCGCGATCGCCCTGGCCATGGTCTCCGGCCCGGCCGCCGGTCTGGCCCTGGTCGAGGAGGTCGCGCCGAAGCTGTCGGGCAGCCACCGCGTGGACGCCGTCCGCGGCCACCTGCTGGAACTGGTGGGCTCCCCGGCCGAGGCGGCGGAGGCCTTCGAGCGTGCGGCACGGCGCACGGCGAGCCTGCCGGAGCAGCGCTACCTCCGGGCCAAGGCCAGGGCCGCCCGGGGCGGGGCCCCGGGTGCCGGTGCGCCGTCCTCGGGCCCCCGTCCTGGATAA
- a CDS encoding PH domain-containing protein — translation MIDFEKASVFKLSPCNPKDIANSVGPIIIPGEELIAAFKTVRDYVVFTNKRLIAVNVQGMLGKKKDFTSLPYNKIQAFSIETAGTFDLDAELELWFSGLGKVRLEFRGDSDIRKIAMVIGMHSL, via the coding sequence GTGATCGACTTTGAGAAGGCCTCAGTTTTCAAGCTGTCCCCGTGCAACCCGAAGGACATCGCCAACTCGGTCGGCCCGATCATCATCCCGGGCGAGGAACTGATCGCCGCGTTCAAGACGGTGCGCGACTACGTCGTGTTCACGAACAAGCGCCTGATCGCGGTGAACGTCCAGGGCATGCTGGGCAAGAAGAAGGACTTCACAAGCCTGCCCTACAACAAGATCCAGGCCTTCTCCATCGAAACGGCGGGCACCTTCGACCTGGACGCCGAACTCGAGCTCTGGTTCAGCGGCCTGGGCAAGGTCCGCCTGGAGTTCCGGGGCGACTCCGACATCCGCAAGATCGCCATGGTGATCGGCATGCACTCCCTCTGA
- a CDS encoding response regulator → MSAREAVLPRELTVLLCDDQPVVCSGLNTLLRAERGITVVGTVGSGRDLVREVVLRRPDVLVLDPQMFGFLAVTTIRELRRAVPGVAVLVFTAQAEESSVQAAVGAGARGYVLKSAQSNDIVRAVRGVADGGVVFCPQVGRRLAERMVAPAPVAVPFPCLTVREREVLTLMAAGLSNTAIAGRLSLSTKTVSNHISSIFAKMRVATRAEAIVAAREAGLGVA, encoded by the coding sequence ATGTCTGCACGGGAGGCGGTATTACCCCGCGAGCTGACCGTGCTGCTGTGCGATGACCAGCCGGTCGTGTGCAGCGGCCTGAACACCCTGCTCAGGGCCGAGCGGGGCATCACGGTGGTCGGCACGGTCGGTTCGGGGCGGGACCTGGTGCGGGAGGTCGTCCTGCGGCGGCCCGACGTGCTGGTGCTCGACCCGCAGATGTTCGGCTTCCTCGCTGTCACCACGATCCGCGAGCTCCGCCGCGCCGTGCCCGGGGTGGCGGTACTGGTGTTCACCGCGCAGGCCGAGGAGAGCTCGGTGCAGGCCGCGGTCGGCGCCGGGGCGCGGGGCTATGTGCTCAAGAGCGCGCAGAGCAACGACATCGTGCGGGCGGTCCGGGGTGTGGCCGACGGCGGGGTGGTGTTCTGCCCGCAGGTCGGGCGGCGGCTGGCCGAGCGCATGGTCGCGCCCGCACCGGTCGCCGTGCCGTTCCCGTGCCTGACGGTGCGGGAGCGGGAGGTGCTGACGCTGATGGCCGCCGGGCTGTCCAACACCGCGATCGCCGGACGGCTGAGCCTGTCGACGAAGACGGTCAGCAACCACATCTCGTCGATCTTCGCCAAGATGCGGGTGGCCACCCGCGCCGAGGCGATCGTGGCGGCGAGGGAGGCCGGTCTGGGCGTGGCCTGA
- a CDS encoding cytochrome P450, translated as MTTTEPGVSKCPYPFGPNQGLAMDPTYARERVRRITMPFGGDAWLLTRYADVKAVLGEQRLSRAATTARDVPRLTEQFNQPGLLTTMDQPDHSRMRRLTAKALTARRVAAFAPRVLELANSMVDDLVAHGQGADLLPHVAIPLPTTVVCELLGVPVHNREVIHTFARSLTSVTVCTPQEVQAALDSFLEYLGDLVAQRQAVLGDDLLSALIQARDGDEALSEYELIQLVGNMLVAGHDTTSTQIANNLFLLLEDRSRWLALVEDPGLVPNAVEELMRYAPLIAESQSAGIATEDFEVAGVTIKAGDSVMVNTGAANQDPEAFERPEEFDLHRRVNPHLSFGHGIHFCVGTHLARLELRTVLQVLVERLPSLDLAEPAAALPWSLGRFLRQLERLPLVW; from the coding sequence ATGACCACCACCGAACCGGGCGTGTCGAAGTGCCCGTACCCGTTCGGCCCCAACCAGGGGCTGGCCATGGACCCGACGTACGCGCGGGAGCGGGTCCGCCGGATCACCATGCCCTTCGGCGGTGACGCCTGGCTGCTGACCCGGTACGCCGATGTGAAGGCGGTGCTGGGCGAGCAGCGGCTGAGCCGGGCGGCCACCACCGCGCGCGACGTGCCGCGGCTGACCGAGCAGTTCAACCAGCCCGGCCTGCTCACCACCATGGACCAGCCCGACCACTCCCGGATGCGGCGGCTGACCGCGAAGGCGCTGACCGCGCGCCGGGTCGCCGCCTTCGCGCCGCGGGTGCTGGAGCTGGCGAACTCGATGGTGGACGACCTGGTGGCGCACGGCCAGGGCGCGGACCTGCTGCCGCACGTGGCGATCCCGTTGCCCACCACGGTGGTCTGCGAGCTGCTGGGCGTGCCCGTGCACAACCGGGAGGTCATCCACACCTTCGCGCGGAGCCTGACCTCGGTGACGGTGTGCACGCCGCAGGAGGTCCAGGCCGCCCTGGACTCCTTCCTGGAGTACCTCGGCGACCTGGTGGCGCAGCGGCAGGCCGTGCTCGGCGACGACCTGCTGAGCGCGCTGATCCAGGCCAGGGACGGCGACGAGGCGCTCTCGGAGTACGAGCTGATCCAACTGGTCGGCAACATGCTGGTGGCCGGGCACGACACCACGTCCACGCAGATCGCGAACAACCTGTTCCTGCTGCTGGAGGACCGCTCGCGCTGGCTGGCCCTGGTCGAGGACCCCGGGCTGGTCCCGAACGCGGTCGAGGAGCTGATGCGCTACGCCCCGCTCATCGCCGAGTCGCAGTCGGCGGGCATCGCCACCGAGGACTTCGAGGTCGCGGGCGTGACGATCAAGGCCGGGGACTCGGTGATGGTGAACACCGGTGCGGCCAACCAGGACCCGGAGGCCTTCGAGCGCCCGGAGGAGTTCGACCTGCACCGCCGCGTGAACCCGCACCTGTCCTTCGGGCACGGCATCCACTTCTGCGTGGGCACGCACCTGGCCCGGCTGGAGCTGCGCACGGTGTTGCAGGTGCTGGTGGAGCGGCTGCCCTCGCTGGACCTGGCGGAGCCCGCGGCGGCCCTGCCGTGGAGCCTGGGCCGGTTCCTGCGCCAGCTGGAACGCCTCCCGCTGGTGTGGTGA
- a CDS encoding phytoene desaturase family protein, whose amino-acid sequence MSRRESMIIIGGGLGGLSTGCYAQMNGYRTRIFEMHEIPGGCCTAWDKGEFTFDCCISWLLGNGPGNEMHQIWLELGALQGKQMRHFDVFNIVRAQDGTPVYFYSDPDRLEAHLLELAPEDRRMIRSFCAGLRTFKKAITKYPFLRPVGLMGPWEKAKMMAGIAPYFNVIRKSISILMSEYSKKFTSPLLREAFNYVLYEKHPNFPVLPVYFQLASHANLSAGVPEGGSQGLANSIEARYRRLGGEITYNAKVDEIIVENDTAVGVRLTDGTEHRADVVVSAADGPTTMFKFLKGQYLNEEYHRLYTETIERPESVFPGYFILFLGLRKPMPEGDPCTTYLLEEETAAKLTGIRHASINVQFRSRHYPELSPEESTVVYATFFCDIAPWRELATGPEQESRMRGGEELHTLRVRRGRAYYDEKKKVAQALLDFLETKFPGISAESSVKDISTPLTQVRYTGNHDGTVLGWQPFVDSGETLEELVKKHGPGLPGLANFYQSGVWATTGGLIRAAAAGRHVMQFVCKDDGVEFTAHIDRHGPPPTHVVIPVGPHARTLEHV is encoded by the coding sequence GTGAGCCGCCGCGAGTCGATGATCATCATCGGGGGTGGGCTGGGCGGCCTGTCCACCGGCTGCTACGCCCAGATGAACGGCTACCGCACCCGGATCTTCGAGATGCACGAGATCCCCGGCGGCTGCTGCACCGCGTGGGACAAGGGCGAGTTCACCTTCGACTGCTGCATCAGCTGGCTGCTCGGCAACGGGCCCGGCAACGAGATGCACCAGATCTGGCTGGAGCTGGGCGCGTTGCAGGGCAAGCAGATGCGGCACTTCGACGTGTTCAACATCGTGCGCGCCCAGGACGGCACGCCGGTCTACTTCTACTCCGACCCGGACCGGCTGGAGGCGCACCTGCTGGAGCTGGCGCCGGAGGACCGGCGGATGATCCGGAGCTTCTGCGCCGGGCTGCGCACGTTCAAGAAGGCCATCACCAAGTACCCGTTCCTGCGCCCCGTCGGGCTGATGGGGCCGTGGGAGAAGGCCAAGATGATGGCGGGGATCGCCCCGTACTTCAACGTGATCCGCAAGTCCATCTCCATCCTGATGAGCGAGTACTCCAAGAAGTTCACCTCGCCGCTGCTGCGGGAGGCCTTCAACTACGTGCTCTACGAGAAGCACCCGAACTTCCCGGTGCTGCCCGTCTACTTCCAGCTCGCCTCGCACGCCAACCTGTCCGCCGGTGTGCCGGAGGGCGGGTCGCAGGGGCTGGCCAACTCGATCGAGGCCCGGTACCGGCGGCTGGGCGGGGAGATCACCTACAACGCCAAGGTCGACGAGATCATCGTGGAGAACGACACCGCGGTGGGCGTGCGGCTGACCGACGGCACCGAGCACCGCGCGGACGTCGTGGTCTCGGCCGCGGACGGTCCCACCACGATGTTCAAGTTCCTCAAGGGGCAGTACCTCAACGAGGAGTACCACCGGCTCTACACCGAGACCATCGAGCGGCCCGAGTCGGTCTTCCCCGGCTACTTCATCCTGTTCCTGGGGCTGCGCAAGCCGATGCCCGAGGGCGACCCGTGCACCACGTACCTGCTGGAGGAGGAGACCGCGGCCAAGCTGACCGGGATCCGGCACGCCAGCATCAACGTGCAGTTCCGCAGCCGCCACTACCCGGAGCTCTCGCCGGAGGAGTCCACTGTGGTCTACGCGACCTTCTTCTGCGACATCGCGCCGTGGCGGGAGCTGGCCACCGGGCCCGAGCAGGAGTCCCGCATGCGGGGCGGGGAGGAGCTGCACACGCTGCGCGTGCGGCGGGGCCGGGCCTACTACGACGAGAAGAAGAAGGTCGCCCAGGCGCTGCTGGACTTCCTGGAGACCAAGTTCCCGGGCATCAGCGCGGAGTCCTCGGTCAAGGACATCTCCACCCCGCTGACGCAGGTCCGCTACACCGGCAACCACGACGGCACGGTGCTGGGCTGGCAGCCGTTCGTGGACAGCGGCGAGACCCTGGAGGAGCTGGTCAAGAAGCACGGCCCCGGCCTGCCCGGCCTGGCCAACTTCTACCAGTCCGGGGTGTGGGCCACCACGGGCGGCCTGATCCGCGCGGCCGCCGCCGGACGGCACGTCATGCAGTTCGTGTGCAAGGACGACGGCGTCGAGTTCACCGCCCACATCGACCGGCACGGCCCGCCCCCGACGCACGTGGTCATCCCCGTCGGTCCGCACGCCCGCACCCTGGAGCACGTATGA